A stretch of the Elusimicrobiota bacterium genome encodes the following:
- a CDS encoding helix-turn-helix domain-containing protein encodes MTTEDAIRSLEESIREAPRSRLLEIVGDCARLEAMARALFAQPEEDDGLINALEAAPLLGISAATLYREADRYPFTVREGRRLRFSRAGLRKYLRRAS; translated from the coding sequence ATGACCACCGAAGATGCCATCCGCTCGCTCGAAGAGTCGATTCGCGAGGCGCCGCGCTCGCGGCTCCTCGAGATCGTCGGCGACTGCGCCCGCCTCGAGGCGATGGCCCGCGCTCTGTTCGCGCAGCCCGAGGAGGACGATGGCCTGATCAACGCCCTGGAGGCGGCGCCCCTCCTGGGCATTTCAGCGGCGACCCTCTACCGCGAGGCCGACCGCTACCCGTTCACCGTTCGCGAGGGCCGGCGCCTGCGCTTCTCACGGGCCGGTCTCCGTAAGTATCTCCGGAGGGCAAGCTGA
- a CDS encoding AAA family ATPase has translation MKVSLVTIDNVLGIEHLEFRPGIVTVISGANGTGKTSTLEAVRSAVRGGHDGSLLRAGAEKGSVRLVLEDGTEIMKTIGKDASPLKVSLPGAGRVSKGQALVDSLVDSLGVDPMALINCPAQKRAEYLADVMALDVPETAIREAAGRPVAVGKLPAGASGLDRLEAVRKALFDERTGQNRTARDKKAMATQLRETLPPETNAADDLGELRAKRAELHKNRAEAVFAADGEAARCEKAASRTKTDAVEAIKANAQAELDAIRADAAERIRTIERERDSALERVKERAREEADARAEEEKAACHRIAAGRLVAFDAAESAFGVPAKALSEEIARAEERAKEHARAEKTREILAAAERDAEKAETDAKSLTEALERIDALKGSLLEKLPIKGLEIREGGVFVDGLPFERINSARQIEVAFQVAKLRAGKVGLIVADGLERFDEETYRTFEAAAASAGLQFVVGRVGSGELAVRTLPAAEEGVAA, from the coding sequence CGGCAAGACGTCCACCCTCGAAGCCGTTCGGTCAGCCGTCAGGGGCGGACACGACGGCTCCCTCCTCCGCGCCGGCGCCGAAAAGGGATCGGTCCGCCTCGTCCTCGAGGACGGGACCGAGATCATGAAGACGATCGGCAAGGACGCCTCGCCGCTGAAGGTCTCCCTCCCGGGGGCCGGCCGTGTCTCGAAGGGCCAGGCCCTCGTCGATTCGCTCGTCGACTCGCTCGGCGTCGACCCGATGGCCCTGATCAACTGCCCGGCCCAGAAGCGGGCCGAGTACCTCGCCGACGTCATGGCGCTCGACGTGCCCGAGACGGCCATCCGCGAGGCCGCCGGGCGGCCCGTGGCGGTGGGGAAGCTGCCGGCCGGGGCATCGGGCCTCGACCGCCTCGAGGCCGTCAGAAAGGCGCTCTTCGACGAACGGACGGGCCAGAACCGGACGGCCCGGGACAAGAAGGCGATGGCGACCCAGCTCCGGGAGACGCTGCCGCCTGAGACGAACGCGGCCGACGACCTCGGCGAGCTTCGGGCAAAGCGTGCGGAACTCCATAAGAACCGCGCCGAAGCGGTATTCGCCGCCGACGGCGAGGCGGCGCGGTGCGAGAAGGCGGCCTCAAGGACGAAGACCGACGCCGTCGAAGCAATCAAGGCGAACGCCCAGGCCGAGCTCGACGCCATCCGAGCGGACGCCGCCGAGCGCATCCGGACGATCGAGCGCGAGCGCGACTCGGCCCTCGAGCGGGTGAAGGAGCGCGCGCGGGAGGAGGCGGACGCACGGGCCGAGGAGGAGAAGGCGGCGTGCCACAGGATCGCAGCGGGCAGGCTCGTCGCGTTCGATGCGGCCGAGTCCGCCTTTGGCGTGCCGGCGAAGGCCCTCAGCGAGGAGATCGCTCGCGCAGAGGAGCGCGCGAAGGAGCACGCCCGCGCCGAGAAGACGCGGGAGATCCTCGCCGCGGCCGAGCGAGACGCCGAGAAGGCGGAGACCGACGCGAAGAGCCTGACGGAGGCCCTCGAGCGGATCGACGCCCTCAAGGGCTCGCTCCTCGAGAAGCTGCCGATCAAGGGCCTCGAGATCCGCGAGGGCGGCGTCTTCGTCGACGGCCTGCCGTTCGAGCGGATCAACTCCGCCCGGCAGATCGAGGTCGCTTTCCAGGTGGCGAAGCTCCGCGCGGGGAAGGTCGGGCTGATCGTGGCCGACGGCCTCGAGCGGTTCGACGAGGAGACGTACCGGACCTTCGAGGCGGCCGCGGCGAGCGCCGGCCTCCAGTTCGTCGTCGGCCGGGTCGGGTCGGGGGAGCTGGCCGTCCGGACGCTGCCGGCGGCGGAAGAGGGGGTCGCAGCCTGA
- a CDS encoding J domain-containing protein produces the protein MANTTTVEAFPLYWPEGRPRTPSYRMQRSRFETGFGAALNFLREEVRRLNGRNLIISTNVPLRNDGLPRANVSVTDPGVAVYFDLKGKKVVMACDRWNRTHDNLYAFGKTIGALRGIERWGSGDMLEAAFRGFAALPAAVVAPRPWRLALGFNGFEGCAATLAAVELRYRELAREAHPDRGGSHERMSELNGAIAAARAEMGGQA, from the coding sequence ATGGCAAACACGACTACCGTCGAGGCCTTCCCGCTCTACTGGCCCGAGGGCCGGCCGAGGACGCCGAGCTACCGGATGCAGCGCTCGAGGTTCGAGACCGGATTCGGCGCGGCGCTCAACTTCCTCCGGGAGGAGGTCCGGCGGCTCAACGGCAGGAACCTGATCATCTCGACGAACGTCCCGCTTCGAAACGACGGGCTCCCTCGCGCGAACGTCTCGGTCACGGACCCGGGCGTCGCCGTCTACTTCGACCTGAAGGGCAAGAAGGTCGTCATGGCGTGCGATCGGTGGAACCGGACGCACGACAACCTCTACGCGTTCGGGAAGACCATCGGGGCCCTCCGCGGAATCGAGCGTTGGGGGAGCGGCGACATGCTCGAGGCCGCCTTCCGAGGCTTCGCCGCCCTGCCGGCGGCGGTCGTCGCACCGCGACCGTGGCGTCTTGCTCTCGGGTTCAACGGCTTCGAGGGCTGCGCGGCGACGCTTGCCGCCGTCGAGCTGCGGTATCGCGAGCTTGCCCGCGAGGCCCACCCCGACCGAGGCGGTTCACACGAGCGGATGTCTGAACTGAACGGCGCTATCGCTGCGGCGCGCGCAGAGATGGGGGGGCAGGCCTGA
- a CDS encoding putative metallopeptidase, which produces MARGRRMKSEPKKTYDLISKETVEGKSVFKFIAEVLKRWKKDLSPARIGAAWLVGKKPDKDGVVTLGRMKKCSELERQLHSLDAIVLLNQDFWRRLKDEQRLALVHHELCHLDQALDSNGELAYDGHGERKWRLRKHDVEEFNEVIRNHGCYKADIMSFVKEATTKDPNFSLFEEAKKGDVTKTELRAVAS; this is translated from the coding sequence ATGGCCAGAGGCCGCCGCATGAAGTCCGAGCCGAAGAAGACCTACGACCTGATCTCGAAGGAGACCGTCGAGGGGAAGAGCGTCTTCAAGTTCATCGCCGAGGTGCTGAAGCGTTGGAAGAAGGACCTCTCCCCGGCCCGGATCGGGGCCGCCTGGTTGGTCGGAAAGAAGCCCGACAAGGACGGCGTCGTGACCCTCGGGCGGATGAAGAAGTGCTCGGAGCTCGAGCGCCAGCTTCACTCGCTCGACGCGATCGTTCTCCTCAACCAGGACTTCTGGCGGAGGTTGAAAGACGAGCAGCGGCTTGCGCTCGTCCACCACGAGCTCTGCCACCTCGACCAGGCGCTCGACTCGAACGGCGAGCTCGCCTACGACGGGCACGGCGAGCGGAAGTGGCGCCTCCGGAAGCACGACGTCGAGGAGTTCAACGAGGTCATCCGGAACCACGGCTGCTACAAGGCCGACATCATGTCCTTCGTGAAGGAGGCGACGACGAAGGACCCGAACTTCTCGCTCTTCGAGGAGGCAAAGAAGGGCGACGTGACGAAGACCGAGCTCCGGGCGGTAGCGAGCTGA